A section of the Lineus longissimus chromosome 1, tnLinLong1.2, whole genome shotgun sequence genome encodes:
- the LOC135490615 gene encoding toll-like receptor 4 → MYGRGNNLLLFVIVTSFLAFQPRDGAPLADPAASHTALSLPKGCHFGNDEISVTCQSVHAYDIPRFINSLSSNTTNITISSCDNELALNNITFPDLLYLEISTCDIKNFTRDTVLHLTKLRELILKNNHIASLDGNIFENLFELEKIDLNNNDLVRLDKDIFQSLLKLVSLDISNNRLIEFAPALNSKKMRYLGLGGNNGITNATISTGSKTHVCDLDLSFTGISELHASAFANLVCEGGDLRPKMNISFRGNFLQKVDPNAFDGMKNVSLARLDMGDVRWDFSPGHSALTDFFQALSARRVDYLDLSGCYLSEENVNDFPLLNNTAFLGTLDVSKNIFGPTIKTWPIYVNKIASIDSMQCLNMSLNSIGKGLVFNQLMPNLRELDLSNNQIVIYKDSIKFSENGRVSVPFLRILHMTGAFGETGIKPNDWTNLTWFSELKTLEELYLDANYKLFDTFFYYHLSGIFGGLTNLRILSLSDTGFGRRQFRQAELENFLVDQRKSLISLKLRNNYISHRQLVILKGLENLETLDLRSNHIGYLDDNWFNLNLRELDLSDNSLLTISCTATLSLALESKLERMWIGDNPYDCTCQLADFVYWLKNHARGVEKTDSVISPKRKVVIPDLSIAECMGPRERNGQLISRYLPNRWLCDEVGLIVLGAVGSFFLVIFAIAAIVAYNCRVNILFCFRTSRHGRHAQAASRGVFMGYCDGHRGPNFEKNPEDQWVNDNINTNLELCRDLPIYVNFMMPININKTLGEQIREKHQDYRYILLIVGSLFIRHVWESVRVEVCEDREIWKQCRNKFVLVLLGKTKKDLPPEMKALWKHGACYTWPKPSRDQFWKRLKLKLADKRSVCCF, encoded by the coding sequence ATGTACGGTAGGGGGAACAACCTCCTGTTGTTCGTCATCGTGACTAGTTTCTTAGCATTTCAACCGAGAGATGGCGCTCCTCTGGCTGATCCAGCTGCATCACACACCGCACTGAGCCTGCCGAAGGGATGTCATTTTGGGAATGACGAAATTAGTGTCACATGCCAGTCAGTTCATGCATACGATATCCCTCGGTTCATCAACAGCCTATCCAGCAACACGACCAATATTACGATATCTAGCTGCGATAATGAACTTGCTTTGAACAACATTACGTTCCCAGATTTGCTGTATTTGGAAATCTCGACATGTGATATCAAAAATTTCACCAGAGATACAGTTCTTCATCTAACGAAGCTTCGAGAGTTGATCTTGAAGAACAACCATATTGCTAGTTTGGATGGGAACATATTCGAAAATCTGTTTGAGTTGGAGAAAATCGATTTGAATAACAATGATCTGGTCCGTTTAGATAAGGACATATTTCAATCCCTGTTAAAACTGGTGTCTTTAGACATTTCCAATAATAGACTAATTGAATTTGCTCCTGCGCTGAACTCGAAAAAAATGAGATATTTAGGTCTTGGGGGCAACAATGGCATAACGAACGCTACGATTAGTACCGGAAGCAAAACTCatgtttgtgaccttgacctcagttTCACGGGTATCTCCGAGTTGCACGCATCTGCCTTCGCAAACTTGGTCTGTGAAGGAGGTGATCTACGACCAAAAATGAATATCAGTTTCAGGGGAAACTTTCTTCAAAAGGTtgacccgaatgcattcgatgggATGAAAAACGTGTCCCTAGCTCGGCTGGATATGGGAGATGTACGGTGGGATTTCAGTCCAGGTCACTCTGCCCTCACTGATTTTTTCCAAGCGTTGAGCGCCCGAAGAGTCGATTATCTCGATCTATCGGGCTGCTATCTCTCGGAGGAAAACGTCAACGATTTCCCTCTACTGAACAACACTGCATTCCTCGGCACTCTTGACGTGTCCAAGAATATTTTCGGCCCAACTATCAAAACATGGCCGATTTACGTTAATAAAATAGCGTCAATTGATTCCATGCAATGCTTGAATATGTCATTGAATAGCATCGGAAAAGGCCTTGTCTTCAACCAACTTATGCCGAACCTGAGGGAGTTAGACTTGTCCAACAACCAAATCGTTATTTACAAAGATTCGATTAAATTTTCTGAAAACGGTAGGGTGAGTGTACCTTTCCTGAGAATTCTGCACATGACTGGTGCATTTGGCGAGACGGGGATCAAGCCAAATGATTGGACGAATTTGACTTGGTTTTCAGAATTAAAAACTCTGGAGGAACTATACCTTGATGCCAACTACAAATTGTTTGACACTTTTTTCTATTACCATCTCTCTGGAATTTTCGGAGGTTTGACAAACCTACGCATATTGTCTCTGTCCGATACTGGCTTTGGTCGAAGGCAATTCAGGCAAGCTGAACTGGAGAACTTTCTTGTTGACCAGAGGAAGTCTTTGATAAGTCTGAAACTGAGGAATAATTACATTTCCCATAGGCAGTTGGTCATTCTCAAGGGCCTTGAGAATTTGGAGACACTTGACCTCAGATCAAACCACATTGGCTACCTAGACGACAACTGGTTTAACCTAAATCTGCGCGAATTAGATCTGTCCGACAACAGCCTCTTGACTATCTCTTGCACTGCGACTCTTTCCTTAGCGTTGGAATCAAAGCTGGAACGAATGTGGATCGGTGATAACCCTTACGACTGCACATGTCAGCTGGCTGATTTCGTGTACTGGCTGAAAAACCACGCCAGGGGCGTTGAGAAAACGGATTCTGTAATTTCTCCCAAAAGAAAGGTGGTCATCCCCGATTTAAGCATTGCCGAATGCATGGGACCGAGAGAGCGGAACGGCCAACTCATTTCCCGTTATCTCCCAAACCGTTGGCTTTGCGACGAGGTTGGACTGATTGTTTTGGGGGCTGTAGGTTCTTTCTTCCTCGTCATTTTTGCGATAGCGGCAATAGTTGCTTACAACTGTAGAGTAAACATACTCTTCTGTTTCCGGACATCGAGACATGGCAGACACGCTCAAGCCGCGAGCCGTGGAGTGTTCATGGGTTACTGCGATGGACACAGAGGTCCGAATTTCGAGAAAAATCCCGAAGATCAATGGGTGAATGACAACATCAATACTAACCTTGAGTTATGCCGGGATTTGCCGATTTATGTGAACTTTATGATGCCCATTAACATCAACAAAACTTTAGGAGAGCAAATTAGGGAAAAACACCAGGATTATCGTTACATTCTCCTGATTGTTGGTTCACTTTTTATAAGGCACGTCTGGGAGAGCGTTAGAGTTGAAGTCTGCGAGGACAGGGAGATCTGGAAGCAATGCCGCAATAAGTTTGTGCTTGTGTTGCTCGGAAAGACAAAGAAGGACCTGCCTCCTGAGATGAAAGCTTTGTGGAAACATGGCGCCTGCTACACGTGGCCCAAACCGAGCCGAGATCAATTTTGGAAGAGGCTCAAGCTCAAACTTGCTGACAAAAGAAGTGTATGTTGTTTCTAG
- the LOC135494448 gene encoding cell death-inducing p53-target protein 1-like → MSYPGQPVYHGQDAAYPPPAYPPPSGPPPPPPPPPPAYQATPPAYPAYNTVVNIQPRAIETSEMLEDGVVPNFEMLSRGDSVDMQCPHCKKRIETLMYYKIGCNAVLTFFLCLLFGFFFFGCVLACTGTGTKDVIHACPKCLKEIGRDKRLCGRKSN, encoded by the exons ATGTCCTATCCCG GTCAGCCAGTCTACCATGGCCAGGACGCAGCCTACCCTCCGCCGGCGTACCCACCACCCTCAGGGCCACCACCGCCACCTCCACCACCTCCACCAGCCTACCAAGCGACGCCGCCTGCCTACCCCGCCTACAACACCGTCGTCAACATTCAACCGCGGGCGATAGAAACTTCTGAGATGCTTGAAGATGGTGTCGTACCCAATTTTGAGATGCTATCACGGGGTGATTCAGTGGACATGCAATGTCCTCACTGCAAAAAGAGGATCGAGACGCTGATGTATTACAAGATTGGTTGTAATGCAGTCTTGACCTTCTTCCTTTGTCTACTATTTGG GTTTTTCTTCTTCGGATGCGTTTTAGCATGTACCGGAACAGGAACGAAAGATGTTATCCATGCGTGTCCCAAGTGTCTTAAAGAAATTGGTCGAGACAAGAGGTTATGCGGACGAAAGAGCAATTAG